The Primulina tabacum isolate GXHZ01 chromosome 16, ASM2559414v2, whole genome shotgun sequence genome window below encodes:
- the LOC142529641 gene encoding molybdopterin synthase catalytic subunit, which yields MSDEERNLIEILEENTPIDISKLINYVHSPHCGAIATFSGTTRDTFEGKTVLELRYEAYVPMAIRCIKSICTSARSSWSLSSIAVAHRLGPVTVGETSVFVAISSVHRADAMDACKFVIDEIKASVPIWKKEVYTNGEVWKENSEFLERRDELQKPSSDNGSACRRRKDFVDEGRGRRGCCGGKVKISDEMV from the coding sequence ATGTCAGACGAGGAGAGAAATCTCATCGAGATATTAGAGGAGAACACCCCTAtcgacatcagcaaactcatcAACTATGTTCATTCACCACATTGTGGGGCTATAGCAACTTTTTCTGGCACGACCAGGGACACATTCGAGGGAAAAACGGTCTTGGAGCTGAGATATGAAGCATATGTCCCAATGGCAATACGTTGTATCAAATCCATTTGTACGTCAGCAAGATCATCCTGGAGCTTGAGCTCAATCGCAGTGGCACACCGTTTAGGCCCTGTCACGGTTGGGGAAACGAGTGTATTTGTTGCAATCTCATCCGTTCATCGAGCAGACGCCATGGATGCGTGTAAATTCGTGATTGATGAGATCAAGGCATCAGTTCCTATATGGAAGAAGGAAGTTTATACCAATGGCGAGGTTTGGAAAGAAAACTCGGAGTTTCTTGAGAGACGCGATGAGCTCCAGAAGCCTTCATCGGATAATGGAAGCGCATGCCGCCGAAGAAAAGATTTCGTCGATGAGGGACGCGGTAGAAGGGGATGTTGCGGCGGAAAGGTAAAGATTAGCGACGAAATGGTGTAA
- the LOC142529117 gene encoding non-specific lipid transfer protein GPI-anchored 11-like — MTGSAHLLLLTAVLFVATSISPASSQMPSISMPPSSADAPEPFSTAPPPGPDCFVYLVKLSDCLTFVETGSNLTTPDKGCCSELADLVATQPICLCQLLGNPAKVGIPVDIKKALTLPSVCKVSTPPVSLCSAIGVPIAELAPSESPSPSAGGPGAAGPSTGSVAVGGPGSFASKSKQNFLIGLGALSLAYFI; from the exons ATGACCGGCAGCGCCCACTTACTCCTCCTAACTGCCGTACTCTTTGTCGCAACCTCCATATCACCTGCGTCCTCCCAGATGCCGTCAATATCAATGCCGCCATCGTCTGCGGATGCTCCGGAGCCATTCTCGACGGCGCCTCCTCCAGGCCCAGATTGTTTCGTGTATCTGGTAAAACTGTCCGACTGCCTGACTTTCGTGGAGACCGGCAGCAATTTAACGACGCCGGACAAAGGCTGCTGCTCGGAGCTGGCGGATTTAGTGGCCACGCAGCCGATTTGCCTGTGCCAACTGCTCGGAAACCCCGCTAAAGTTGGAATCCCGGTGGATATCAAGAAAGCTCTCACGCTTCCTTCTGTCTGCAAAGTCTCCACTCCTCCGGTTAGCTTGTGTTCGG CCATTGGAGTTCCCATTGCAGAACTTGCACCAAGTGAATCCCCTTCTCCTTCAGCAG GTGGACCAGGTGCAGCAGGCCCGTCTACAGGAAGTGTGGCAGTCGGAGGTCCTGGCAGTTTTGCATCCAAATCTAAACAAAACTTCCTCATTGGACTAGGAGCCCTTTCACTAGCATACTTCATTTGA
- the LOC142528785 gene encoding protein DGS1, mitochondrial-like, whose amino-acid sequence MEVSAENESPLPPNDVKALLSLYSSYLYNRIRTLFPISINYNNSLLSKVANIYGYSGRGCRKTCLPLPLPPVAAAALPDRSSGVITEAHRIFHVLEDIIEHTLQNLRSIQKNLGFWQSKAESSDNQKAYFMICERGPYAFMNGSVKLIRDCLADGSGMKNLYSSASSHISERIHVLTSLRYFLATFLAEVYMEVDRMGEDLVKDLEKSLPSLLVAINDIFLKLEASIGHFHANRQSGSSVDGSFSLPLMFTKLPAVNQEGSQWTDCETRDAINLIYENLHRLNSYLSVLVSKHCKPKKVTLYWMQYSCGALGISFCSIWILRHSKLMGSSDIDNWIREGKDSTINFWKDHVEQPIFSIRDELFETFRKRQKGVMEREEVQLTADSLHRMLLAFSEQTVGKKFPENASDQEMLEIVMTRYEKELMHPIQGLVGGELGRSLLIQVQKLKLDIEEAMLELDQILRANEINFAILAALPAFFLSLILAMLVRAWFKKDTRAEGKGRVARIQRRILLVEIERALVKLQSCEDQGLEKDAQCMYGLALYFLDSLHCAVERHAKATGEWICLRKDIVDLAKPGFQTEHKISIVSRMERMYDCLLPSSRRH is encoded by the exons ATGGAGGTTTCCGCGGAGAACGAATCGCCATTGCCACCAAATGACGTGAAAGCCCTATTATCTCTATACTCCAGCTACTTATATAATCGCATCCGCACCCTGTTCCCCATTTCAATCAACTACAACAATAGTCTTCTTTCGAAAGTCGCCAACATATATGGCTACTCGGGACGAGGTTGCCGGAAGACCTGCCTTCCCCTCCCTTTACCTCCTGTCGCTGCCGCTGCTTTACCCGATCGATCTTCTGG TGTCATAACCGAAGCACATAGAATTTTTCATGTATTGGAAGATATCATAGAGCACACGCTTCAAAATTTGCGAAGCATCCAGAAGAATTTAGGGTTTTGGCAATCCAAAGCTGAG AGTTCAGATAATCAAAAAGCATACTTCATGATTTGTGAACGAGGGCCTTATGCATTTATGAATGGTTCAGTTAAACTGATACGTGATTGTCTTGCTGATGGTTCTGGAATGAAAAATCTCTATAGTTCAGCTTCTTCTCATATATCTGAAAGGATCCACGTATTGACCAGTTTGAGATACTTTCTGGCTACATTCTTGGCTGAG GTTTATATGGAGGTTGACAGAATGGGAGAGGATTTGGTCAAGGATTTGGAGAAATCATTGCCGTCGTTACTGGTTGCTATCAATGATATATTTCTTAAATTGGAGGCATCCATCGGTCATTTTCATGCCAATCGTCAG AGTGGCTCATCTGTTGATGGTAGCTTTTCCCTCCCTTTGATGTTCACAAAACTTCCAGCAGTAAACCAGGAAGGTTCTCAGTGGACAGATTGTGAGACAAGAGACGCAATAAACTTGATTTATGAGAATCTACACAGATTGAACTCTTATTTATCAGTGCTT GTTTCAAAACACTGCAAGCCAAAGAAAGTAACTTTGTACTGGATGCAGTATAGCTGTGGGGCATTGGGCATTTCTTTTTGTTCCATATGGATTCTACGCCATAGTAAGTTGATGGGAAGCTCTGACATTGACAATTGGATTCGTGAGGGAAAGGATTCTACCATAAACTTTTGGAAAGATCATGTAGAGCAACCG ATTTTTTCTATAAGGGACGAGCTTTTTGAGACCTTCAGAAAAAGACAAAAGGGTGTGATGGAACGTGAAGAAGTGCAATTGACTGCTGACTCTCTACATAG AATGCTGCTAGCTTTCAGTGAGCAGACAGTTGGAAAAAAGTTTCCAGAGAATGCTTCTGATCAAGAAATGCTTGAGATTGTAATGACAAG GTATGAGAAAGAACTTATGCATCCAATCCAGGGTCTTGTGGGTGGAGAACTTGGCCGCTCTCTTCTTATCCAG GTGCAGAAGCTAAAATTGGACATTGAAGA AGCAATGCTTGAGCTTGACCAGATCTTGAGAGCCAACGAAATTAACTTTGCAATTTTAGCTGCATTACCTGCTTTTTTTCTCTCCCTCATTCTAGCCATGTTGGTGCGTGCATGGTTTAAAAAG GACACTAGAGCTGAAGGTAAAGGAAGAGTTGCTCGTATACAGAGAAGGATATTGCTAGTGGAAATTGAGAGAGCTTTAGTGAAGCTTCAGAGCTGCGAAGATCAAGGATTA GAAAAAGATGCTCAATGCATGTATGGTCTGGCATTGTATTTTCTTGATTCTCTACACTGTGCGGTAGAGAGGCATGCAAAAGCCACTGGTGAATGGATATG TTTGAGAAAGGACATTGTTGATTTGGCAAAGCCAGGTTTTCAAACTGAGCATAAGATCAGTATTGTATCGCGAATGGAGCGTATGTACGACTGTTTGCTTCCATCATCTAGACGCCACTGA
- the LOC142529960 gene encoding uncharacterized protein LOC142529960 — protein sequence MEDGKFSFTAEDLSKIGGIATVSLLHSFIPTHWLPFSVVGRVQKWTLSRTLFVTALGAALHVLSTSLLGITAITITNTIAGEETVHKLASFLLIFLGGSYIVLFLSGKGGHSHSHNKPMEKMAVAGLILLPALSPCATTLPMFLAVGNSSSLMVLAIIVLFFSTITVMISLVAVSYYGASRLRFHWVERYDKLLVGSVLCLVGLFTLILHNHDGDVSSSGEHLHRKVIVL from the exons ATGGAGGACGGGAAATTCAGCTTCACTGCAGAGGATTTGTCGAAGATCGGAGGCATAGCTACAGTTTCGTTGCTGCATTCTTTCATACCGACACATTGGCTGCCGTTCTCCGTCGTTGGCCGCGTTCAGAAATGGACACTTTCTCGTACTCTCTTTGTTA CTGCTTTGGGAGCGGCATTGCATGTATTATCCACATCACTACTCGGCATAACAGCAATCACGATAACAAATACTATTGCTGGAGAAGAAACAGTGCACAAACTTGCATCCTTTTTGCTCATTTTTCTTGGCGGTAGTTATATCGTATTATTTCTCTCTGGAAAGGGTGGCCACAGTCATTCCCATAACAAACCCATGGAAAAAATGGCCGTAGCTGGTCTTATTCTTCTCCCTGCCTTGTCTCCTTGTGCAACCACCCTTCCGATGTTTCTCGCCGTTGGAAACTCTTCTTCACTGATGGTGCTTGCTATCATAGTTCTGTTCTTCAG CACAATCACTGTAATGATCTCGCTAGTAGCCGTTTCATACTATGGTGCAAGTCGACTTCGGTTCCACTGGGTGGAACGCTACGACAAGCTTCTGGTGGGATCGGTTCTATGTTTGGTTGGATTATTCACTCTTATTTTACATAATCACGATGGAGATGTAAGTTCATCTGGTGAGCATTTGCATAGAAAAGTTATCGTTCTATAG
- the LOC142530125 gene encoding cysteine proteinase inhibitor-like has product MATGGIRQSEGSQNSVDIDDLARFAVEDHNKKQNALLEFKDVKNVKQQVVAGTMYYITLEAADGGKKKVYEAKVWVKPWMNFKEVQEFKYVGDA; this is encoded by the exons ATGGCTACGGGAGGTATTCGGCAGTCTGAAGGATCTCAGAACAGCGTCGACATCGACGATCTCGCGCGTTTTGCCGTTGAAGATCACAACAAGAAACAG AATGCACTTTTGGAATTCAAGGACGTAAAGAATGTGAAGCAGCAAGTAGTTGCAGGGACCATGTACTATATAACTCTTGAAGCAGCCGATGGAGGGAAGAAGAAAGTGTATGAGGCTAAGGTTTGGGTGAAGCCATGGATGAACTTTAAGGAAGTTCAAGAATTCAAGTATGTTGGTGATGCTTGA
- the LOC142528786 gene encoding LOW QUALITY PROTEIN: translation initiation factor eIF2B subunit gamma-like (The sequence of the model RefSeq protein was modified relative to this genomic sequence to represent the inferred CDS: deleted 1 base in 1 codon), whose product MDFQVVVLAGGYSKTLIPLVSREVPKVLLPVANTPVLYYVLELLELNDLYNAIVVVEGESAALLISAWISSTFVDRLQVEVIAVSEDIGTAGALRAIDHRLTAKNILVVSGDLVCEISPGAVAAAHSRHDAVVTAMLCSVPVSGPSDSGSSGAKDKAKKTGRYNIIGLDPTKQFLLHIAAGAEVEKDIRVQKNILRAVGQMEIHADLMDAHMYAFKRSVLQDILNQKENFQSLRRDVLPYLVRSQVSSEKLLNGVQSEENGNGKNAIQNNKAVVSQLLANASTPSFHDTYARGPDGSAPISRKSHKCCVYIANKSKYCSRLNSIQAFSDINRDVVGEANHLLSGYSFSAQNNIIHPSAIHGSKTTVGPQCMVGEGSQMGDKCSVKKSVIGRHCRIGSNVKIANSVVMNYVTIGDGCSIQGSIICSNVQLQERAILKDCQVGAGFVVTTGSEYKGESLAKKEKQ is encoded by the exons ATGGATTTTCAAGTGGTGGTGTTAGCAGGCGGCTACTCTAAAACCCTG ATCCCTCTTGTTTCCAGG GAGGTGCCCAAAGTGCTGTTGCCAGTGGCCAACACGCCGGTTCTGTATTATGTTCTGGAGCTTCTCGAGCTAAACGACCTTTATAATGCCATCGTG GTTGTTGAAGGAGAAAGCGCTGCGCTTTTAATCAGTGCTTGGATTTCGAGCACATTTGTTGATCGGTTACAAGTTGAG GTAATTGCAGTTTCTGAGGATATTGGAACAGCTGGTGCTCTTAGAGCTATTGACCACCGTCTGACTGCGAAAAATATCTTG GTTGTGAGTGGTGATCTGGTATGTGAAATTTCCCCTGGGGCAGTGGCTGCTGCTCATAGTCGACATGATGCTGTAGTTACTGCAATGCTTTGTTCTGTTCCTGTCAGTGGACCATCGGATTCAGGCTCATCTGGTGCTAAGGACAAAGCCAAGAAGACAGGGCGCTATAATATTATAGGACTGGATCCAACGAAACAATTTTTACTGCATATTGCAGCTG GAGCTGAAGTTGAGAAAGATATTCGAGTTCAGAAGAACATCCTTCGAGCTGTTGGCCAG ATGGAAATTCATGCTGATCTAATGGATGCTCATATGTATGCATTCAAAAG ATCTGTTCTCCAAGATATTCTGAATCAGAAagaaaattttcaaagtttgaGGCGTGACGTTTTGCCTTATCTTGTTCGAAGCCAGGTG AGTTCTGAAAAATTATTGAATGGAGTGCAATCAGAAGAAAACGGCAATGGTAAGAATGCTATCCAGAACAATAAAGCAGTGGTATCTCAACTTCTGGCAAATGCATCCACGCCTAGTTTTCATGATACCTATGCCCGGGGTCCTGATGGTTCTGCTCCTATTTCAAGGAAATCTCATAAATGTTGTGTTTATATTGCCAACAAAAGCAAGTATTGTTCACGTTTAAATTCCATTCAGGCCTTCAGCGACATAAATCGAGAC GTAGTCGGAGAAGCCAATCACCTACTATCGGGCTATTCTTTTTCTGCACAGAACAATATAATTCATCCTTCGGCTATACATGGATCTAAGACTACT GTTGGACCACAATGTATGGTAGGAGAAGGGTCACAGATGGGCGATAAATGTAGCGTCAAGAAGTCTGTCATCGGCCGCCATTGTCGAATAGGTTCAAATGTGAAG ATTGCCAACTCCGTTGTCATGAACTATGTAACCATTGGCGATGGTTGTTCCATCCAAGGTTCTATTATCTGCAGTAATGTTCAACTACAAGAGCGTGCCATATTGAAGGACTGTCAG GTTGGAGCGGGATTTGTAGTCACCACGGGTAGTGAGTACAAGGGGGAATCCTTGGCTAAGAAAGAAAAACAATGA
- the LOC142529090 gene encoding uncharacterized protein LOC142529090, with product MAAKRVVCMLFFVLSCVAICSAARIILDARVDVAGEGYGGGAGGGSGGGAAEIGYASGSGSGAGKGSGYGGEGEHGAGGGGGGSGGGGGAAYTSGGERGAGHGSGAGEGGGAGYGAGGAHGAGGGGGGGGGGGGGAAAAGGGHAGGYGGGEGGGSGGGYAAGGGYGGGVGHGGGGGSASAGGAAAEGYGSGGGAGGGAGGSHGGGYGGGEGGGSGGGGAYAGGEHASGYGGGSGAGEGGGHGVYAP from the coding sequence ATGGCTGCAAAACGAGTTGTTTGCATGCTTTTCTTCGTGTTATCGTGTGTGGCGATATGTTCGGCAGCTAGGATTATCCTAGATGCTCGTGTTGATGTGGCTGGTGAAGGGTATGGTGGTGGCGCCGGAGGAGGGTCTGGCGGAGGTGCGGCTGAGATTGGGTATGCGAGTGGTAGTGGAAGTGGTGCTGGGAAAGGTTCTGGGTATGGCGGAGAAGGAGAGCATGGTGCtggaggtggtggcggtggtAGTGGGGGTGGGGGTGGGGCTGCGTATACTTCTGGGGGGGAACGTGGTGCAGGGCATGGAAGTGGAGCTGGTGAAGGAGGGGGTGCAGGCTATGGTGCGGGGGGTGCACATGGTgctggtggaggtggaggaggaggtggtggtggaggaggaggtgctgctgctgctggcggAGGACATGCTGGTGGATATGGTGGAGGTGAAGGGGGAGGCAGTGGAGGTGGCTATGCTGCTGGTGGAGGATATGGAGGTGGCGTAGGTCATGGCGGTGGAGGTGGCTCTGCTAGTGCTGGAGGAGCAGCAGCCGAGGGATACGGTAGTGGTGGAGGTGCTGGAGGCGGAGCCGGAGGATCCCATGGTGGAGGTTATGGCGGCGGCGAAGGAGGAGGGTCAGGCGGCGGCGGCGCGTATGCTGGAGGCGAACATGCTAGTGGATATGGCGGTGGCTCAGGTGCTGGCGAAGGCGGTGGCCATGGTGTCTATGCTCCATAG
- the LOC142529963 gene encoding ADP-ribosylation factor-like protein 8a, which produces MGLWEAFLNWLRSLFFKQEMELSLIGLQNAGKTSLVNVVATGGYSEDMIPTVGFNMRKVTKGNVTIKLWDLGGQPRFRSMWERYCRAVSAIVYVVDAADHENVNISKSELHDLLSKPSLSGIPLLVLGNKIDKPQALSKQALTDQMDLKNITDREVCCFMISCKNSTNIDQVIDWLVKHSKSKS; this is translated from the exons ATGGGTCTCTGGGAAGCTTTTCTCAATTGGCTGCGGAG CCTGTTTTTCAAGCAAGAAATGGAGCTCTCGTTGATTGGTCTTCAAAATGCTGGGAAAACTtcacttgtaaatgttgtcgcT ACTGGTGGATATAGTGAAGACATGATCCCTACA GTAGGATTTAATATGAGGAAAGTCACTAAAGGGAATGTTACGATAAAGTTGTGGGATCTAGGAGGTCAACCTAGATTTCGCAGTATGTGGGAGCGGTACTGTCGTGCAGTTTCAGCTATTGT CTACGTTGTTGATGCTGCTGATCACGAGAACGTCAACATCTCCAAAAGTGAACTTCACGATTTGCTGAGCAAACCATCTCTAAGTGGTATTCCTCTGCTGGTGCTAGGAAACAAGATCGACAAGCCTCAGGCACTATCGAAACAGGCCTTAACCGACCAAAT GGATTTGAAAAACATCACAGATCGAGAGGTTTGCTGTTTCATGATATCGTGCAAGAACTCCACGAACATCGATCAGGTCATCGATTGGCTAGTTAAGCATTCAAAGTCGAAGAGCTGA